From a single Nicotiana tabacum cultivar K326 chromosome 8, ASM71507v2, whole genome shotgun sequence genomic region:
- the LOC107774645 gene encoding DNA (cytosine-5)-methyltransferase 1B, giving the protein MGSLAGLDKPDTDAAGHKKGKSRQDSVSKRKAPATDKKEKKQPVSEAIEEPTAACKRPKRAAACSNFKEKTVHLSKNSSVIETKKYQCVEEEVVAIRLTVGLQDSQRPCRRLTDFIFHNSEGIPQPFEMSEVDDLFITGLILPLEDNIDKEKAKGIRCEGFGRIEEWAISGYEDGTPIIWISTETADYDCKKPSGGYKKFYDHFFAKATACIEVYKKLSKSSGGNPDLSLDELLAGVVRAMSGLKCFSGGVSIRDFLISQGEFVYKQLIGLDDTSKKTDQLFVELPVLASLRDESSNQEMLSQPEPLSFGKTLTIGPKVGKGEGKRDQSDLTTGPEQEEEDLKLAKLLHEQEYWHSLNQKKSRSTSSSSSKFYIKINEDEIASDYPLPAYYKTCNEETDEYIVFDSGVDTYYIDDLPRSMLHNWALYNSDSRLISLELLPMKPCADIDVTIFGSGVMTADDGSGYNVDADANNSSSGGSGSAEIDGMPIYLSAIKEWMIEFGSSMIFISIRTDMAWYRLGKPSKQYAPWYEPVLKTAKLAVSIITLLKEQSRCARLSFGDVIKRVSEFKKHHPAYISSNTDVVERYVVVHGQIILQQFSEFPDESIRKCAFVIGLSRKMEERHHTKWLIKKKKVVQRHEQNLNPRASMAPSVKRKAMQATTTRLINRIWGEYYSNYSPETSKEVVACEVKDDEEADEQEENDEDDAQEENLEVSEKTHTPCSTRRHIKSRSDSKEINWDGESIGKTASGELLFKKARIHGNEIAVGDSVLVEHDEPDELPSIYFVEYMFEKLDGSKMLHGRMMQRGSETVLGNAANEREVFLINECMDLQLGDVKESVVVSIRMMPWGHQHRKANAYVDKLDRAKAEDRKRKGLPSEFYCKSFYQPDRGAFFRLPFDKMGLGNGLCYSCELQQIDQEKESFKLDMSNSSFVYLGTEYSIDDFVYIHPDHFAVERGGSGTFKAGRNVGLMAYVVCQLIEISGPKGSKQAKVDSTNVKVRRFFRPEDISSDKAYSSDIREIYYSEEIHTVPVETIEGKCEVRKKYDIPSEDVPAIFDHVFFCEYFYDPLNGSLKQLPAQVKLRFSRVKLDDAASRKRKGKGKEGEDELRVGQLNVASQQNRLATLDIFAGCGGLSEGLQRSGVSDTKWAIEYEEPAGDAFKLNHPEAKVFIQNCNVFLRAVMQKCGDAEDCISTPEASELAAAMDESELNSLPLPGQVDFINGGPPCQGFSGMNRFNQSTWSKVQCEMILAFLSFADYYRPKFFLLENVRNFVSFNQKQTFRLTVASLLEMGYQVRFGILEAGAFGVPQSRKRAFIWAASPEEILPEWPEPMHVFGVPELKIALSETSHYAAVRSTASGAPFRSLTVRDTIGDLPAVGNGASKTCIEYQVDPVSWFQRKIRGNSITLSDHITKEMNELNLIRCQRIPKRPGADWRDLPDEKVKLSNGQLVDLIPWCLPNTAKRHNQWKGLFGRLDWDGNFPTSITDPQPMGKVGMCFHPDQDRIVTVRECARSQGFPDSYQFAGNILHKHRQIGNAVPPPLAYALGRKLKEAVESNKRST; this is encoded by the exons ATGGGTTCCCTGGCGGGGTTGGATAAGCCGGATACTGATGCTGCTG GACACAAAAAGGGGAAAAGCAGACAAGATTCTGTGTCAAAAAGGAAGGCACCTGCAACTgacaagaaggaaaagaaacagcCTGTTTCTGAAGCTATTGAGGAGCCCACTGCTGCATGCAAAAGGCCCAAGCGAGCTGCTGCTTGttcaaattttaaagagaaaactGTTCATTTATCAAAAAATTCTTCAGTCATTGAAACAAAGAAGTACCAATGTGTAGAGGAAGAGGTTGTGGCTATTCGGTTAACTGTGGGTCTACAGGATTCTCAGCGACCCTGTAGAAGACTAACAGATTTTATCTTTCATAACTCGGAAGGAATACCACAACCTTTTGAAATGTCTGAAGTTGATGATCTATTTATTACTGGTCTCATTTTACCACTTGAGGACAATATTGACAAAGAAAAGGCAAAAGGAATTAGATGTGAAGGCTTTGGGCGTATTGAAGAATGGGCTATCTCTGGCTATGAAGATGGAACTCCTATCATATGGATCTCAACAGAGACAGCTGATTATGATTGTAAAAAACCCTCAGGTGGCTATAAGAAGTTTTATGACCACTTCTTCGCCAAAGCTACAGCTTGCATTGAGGTTTACAAAAAGCTGTCGAAATCTTCTGGAGGAAATCCTGATTTAAGCCTTGATGAGTTGCTTGCAGGGGTTGTCCGAGCAATGAGTGGTTTAAAATGCTTTTCAGGTGGTGTATCAATCAGGGACTTTCTCATTTCTCAGGGAGAGTTTGTCTATAAGCAACTTATCGGTCTGGATGATACATCAAAGAAGACTGATCAGCTTTTTGTTGAGTTACCTGTCCTGGCTTCCCTTAGAGATGAAAGCAGCAATCAGGAAATGCTTTCACAACCAGAGCCTTTATCATTTGGTAAGACTCTAACTATAGGTCCAAAAGTAGGCAAAGGAGAAGGCAAGAGAGATCAATCTGATTTAACCACTGGTCCAgaacaagaagaggaagatctgaaattggccaaactgtTACATGAACAGGAGTACTGGCACTCCTTGAACCAGAAGAAAAGCCGTAGTACATCTTCCTCATCTAGCAAATTTTACATCAAGATCAATGAGGATGAGATTGCAAGTGATTATCCTTTACCTGCATATTACAAGACATGTAATGAAGAGACCGATGAGTATATCGTCTTTGACAGTGGGGTTGATACATACTATATTGATGACTTGCCTCGCAGTATGCTTCATAATTGGGCATTGTACAACTCAGACTCAAGACTAATTTCTTTAGAGCTCCTGCCTATGAAACCATGCGCTGATATTGATGTAACCATATTTGGGTCTGGAGTGATGACTGCTGATGATGGATCTGGATACAATGTTGATGCTGATGCTAATAACTCCTCTTCAGGTGGTTCTGGATCAGCTGAGATTGATGGAATGCCAATTTATTTGAGTGCAATAAAAGAATGGATGATTGAGTTTGGGTCCTCGATGATCTTTATATCTATTCGGACTGATATGGCCTG GTATAGGCTTGGGAAGCCATCAAAACAGTATGCTCCTTGGTATGAACCAGTCCTAAAGACTGCGAAGCTGGCAGTGAGCATTATTACTTTGTTAAAGGAACAAAGTCGTTGTGCTAGACTTTCTTTTGGAGATGTCATTAAAAGGGTTTCAGAGTTCAAGAAACACCATCCTGCTTATATATCATCTAATACAGATGTGGTGGAAAGATATGTGGTTGTACATGGACAGATTATTCTGCAGCAGTTTTCAGAATTTCCTGATGAAAGCATTAGGAAATGTGCATTTGTGATTGGCCTCTCAAGGAAAATGGAGGAGAGGCACCATACAAAATGGTTGATTAAGAAGAAGAAGGTTGTGCAGAGACATGAACAGAACTTAAATCCTAGAGCATCTATGGCGCCATCTGTAAAAAGGAAAGCTATGCAGGCTACTACAACAAGACTAATCAACAGAATCTGGGGGGAGTACTATTCCAATTACTCACCTGAGACGTCAAAGGAGGTTGTTGCTTGTGAGGTGAAGGATGATGAAGAAGCAGATGAGCAGGAGGAAAATGACGAGGATGATGCTCAAGAGGAGAACTTGGAAGTTTCAGAGAAAACTCATACACCTTGCTCTACAAGAAGGCATATTAAGTCACGTTCTGACAGCAAAGAAATAAACTGGGATGGGGAATCCATAGGTAAAACAGCGTCTGGTGAACTGTTGTTTAAAAAGGCTAGAATTCATGGAAATGAGATTGCTGTTGGAGATTCAGTTCTGGTGGAACATGATGAACCAGATGAACTTCCTTCTATTTACTTTGTCGAATACATGTTTGAAAAATTGGATGGTAGCAAAATGCTCCATGGAAGAATGATGCAACGGGGATCTGAAACTGTACTTGGAAATGCAGCTAATGAAAGAGAGGTATTTTTGATCAATGAATGCATGGATTTGCAACTAGGAGATGTCAAAGAAAGTGTAGTTGTCAGTATCAGGATGATGCCATGGGGACATCAGCATAGAAAAGCGAATGCTTATGTTGATAAACTTGATAGAGCAAAAGCAGAAGACAGAAAGAGGAAGGGATTGCCATCCGAATTTTATTGCAAAAGCTTTTATCAGCCTGACAGAGGTGCTTTCTTCAGACTTCCGTTTGATAAGATGGGTCTTGGTAATGGCTTATGTTACTCCTGTGAGTTGCAGCAAATTGATCAGGAAAAGGAATCTTTTAAGTTGGATATGTCCAACTCCAGTTTTGTATATCTGGGGACTGAGTATTCAATTGATGACTTTGTTTATATACACCCTGATCACTTTGCTGTAGAAAGAGGGGGAAGTGGAACTTTCAAAGCTGGGAGAAATGTGGGGTTGATGGCCTATGTAGTGTGTCAACTAATAGAGATTTCTGGTCCCAAGGGATCTAAACAAGCTAAAGTAGATTCTACCAACGTCAAAGTCAGGAGATTCTTCAGACCAGAGGACATTTCTTCAGATAAGGCATACTCTTCTGATATTCGGGAG ATCTACTATAGTGAGGAGATACATACAGTTCCCGTAGAAACAATTGAAGGTAAATGTGAAGTGAGGAAGAAGTATGATATTCCGTCTGAAGACGTCCCTGCCATCTTTGACCATGTCTTCTTTTGTGAATATTTCTATGATCCATTGAATGGATCCCTCAAACAG TTACCAGCTCAGGTAAAGCTGAGATTCTCAAGAGTTAAACTAGATGATGCTGCATCTAGGAAGAGAAAGGGAAAAGGCAAGGAAGGAGAGGATGAACTGAGAGTTGGGCAACTAAATGTAGCTTCTCAACAGAATCGTTTGGCCACACTAGATATCTTTGCTGGTTGTGGTGGCCTGTCTGAGGGGTTGCAGCGTTCGG GTGTCTCAGATACAAAATGGGCAATTGAATATGAAGAGCCTGCTGGAGATGCGTTTAAACTTAATCATCCAGAGGCAAAGGTGTTCATACAGAATTGCAATGTTTTTTTGAG GGCTGTCATGCAAAAGTGTGGAGATGCTGAAGACTGTATCTCAACTCCAGAGGCTTCTGAATTAGCTGCAGCAATGGATGAGAGCGAACTGAATAGTTTGCCACTGCCAGGACAAGTGGACTTCATAAATGGAGGCCCTCCTTGTCAG GGGTTTTCTGGAATGAATAGATTTAATCAGAGCACCTGGAGTAAAGTTCAGTGCGAGATGATTCTGGCATTTTTATCCTTTGCTGATTATTATCGGCCTAAGTTCTTTCTCTTGGAGAATGTTAGGAATTTTGTGTCATTCAACCAAAAACAAACATTTCGCTTAACTGTTGCTTCCCTTCTTGAGATGGGTTatcag GTGAGGTTTGGCATCCTTGAAGCTGGAGCGTTTGGAGTTCCTCAGTCTAGGAAGAGAGCATTTATCTGGGCTGCTTCCCCAGAGGAGATTCTTCCAGAGTGGCCAGAACCAATGCATGTATTTGGTGTCCCAGAATTAAAAATCGCATTATCTGAAACTTCTCACTATGCAGCTGTGAGGAGTACTGCTAGTGGAGCTCCATTCCGTTCGCTTACTGTCAGAGACACAATTGGAGATCTTCCTGCTGTTGGCAACGGAGCATCCAAGACCTGTATAGAG TATCAAGTTGACCCGGTATCCTGGTTCCAAAGGAAAATTCGGGGCAACTCAATAACATTATCCGATCACATTACGAAAGAGATGAACGAGCTTAACCTAATCAGGTGCCAAAGAATTCCTAAGCGGCCAGGAGCCGACTGGCGTGACCTTCCGGATGAAAAG GTTAAACTATCTAATGGTCAACTGGTTGATTTGATTCCGTGGTGCCTGCCTAACACTGCTAAGAGGCACAACCAGTGGAAGGGGCTCTTTGGGAGGTTGGATTGGGATGGGAACTTCCCCACTTCCATTACTGACCCCCAGCCGATGGGTAAGGTGGGGATGTGTTTTCATCCCGACCAAGACAGGATTGTTACAGTTCGTGAATGTGCGCGTTCTCAA GGTTTCCCAGATAGCTATCAATTTGCTGGTAACATTTTACACAAGCACAGGCAAATAGGAAATGCTGTTCCACCTCCTTTGGCATATGCATTGGGAAGGAAACTTAAGGAAGCTGTTGAGAGCAACAAGAGGTCCACTTAG